One genomic window of Entelurus aequoreus isolate RoL-2023_Sb linkage group LG07, RoL_Eaeq_v1.1, whole genome shotgun sequence includes the following:
- the plekhm2 gene encoding pleckstrin homology domain-containing family M member 2 isoform X3: MDQLKVKDRILENISLSVKKLQSYFAACEDETPAIRNHDRVLQRLCEHLDHALLYGLQDISSGYWVLVLHFTRSEAVRQIDELQHIATNLGRSRAWLYLALSESSLESYLRLFQENQGLLQKYYFKNALVCSHDHLTLFLTLVAGLEFIRFDLELDVPYLDVAPYMPDYYKPHNLLDFEERLPSSDSLSLHSFTSLTSTNLEWDDSAIAPSSEEGDLTDQASCPRSSGSDPLTVISDSVVLTAGTVKVKGGAHLSPHSPTFRHNPFNEDSDAYTSADMTPVHVSRCHVTTAGDDSERTNNELEVIRMARRRRSGKKRRGKSSTDSISSIHNSLSSEHIEMDNAFHSSEDVDYLNCTVINIDCETEARRSRAGTEVVEEHDEDSVEALLRLPEMTDTSMDSVGQPLRDVMDRLNGVMDGEEVWDHPKYETEKQGGERGPEPPAQQPFREDSGGEPPDPASGERCPDAVATSSILQASSATQDLLCPTPNSAGSAPTGSGYHDATEQSQSQTLSGGHEDQGEATAPAGQESDLKKQGENSTENCKMTSDDTEVGEEKNSPPEISHPAEFKVDNNHLLLLMIHVFRENEEKLFRMVRMSTGHMEGDLQPLYLLLTDCYIYLLRKGAAEKPYTVEEAVSYNELDYLSVGLDQQTVTIVCTNRRRKFLLDTADASLTLWFLSVLKTAMVKGCREPPYPSILTDATMEKLALTKFISQESHCEVPEVFIHLYSLVHWEDPMDVALSPQGDAPNQKLPSSTKEGVVQYRAGSTYLGKELWRSCYLVLSNGVLYLYAERTDGTPVLSVTMGGEYCGGCRRSHSTERPHAFQVILTERPPLELSANNEQDMADWMQLLCQSVSKGVIPQGVAPTPCIPCCLVVTDSKLLTCHQDCQTSFFRSLGSADICDIMAVSVEAAMEYCVIEFVADRDHFLPPWVLYFSGCEERDRLLQVLDTAWRSIFEVALPHREVTEPSVQKRCSEALALMKSAWQRADSLARGRAQREPWC; encoded by the exons ATGGATCAACTCAAAGTCAAGGACCGAATTCTGGAAAATATCTCTCTATCCGTCAAGAAG TTGCAGAGTTACTTTGCAGCATGCGAAGATGAGACTCCAGCCATCAGAAATCATGATCGTGTTCTACAGCGGCTGTGCGAGCATCTTGATCACGCTCTCTTGTATGG GCTTCAGGATATTTCCTCGGGCTACTGGGTTCTAGTTCTTCACTTCACGAGGAGCGAGGCTGTCCGTCAGATTGATGAGCTTCAGCACATAGCCACAAACCTCGGTCGAA GTCGGGCCTGGTTATACCTGGCATTGAGTGAGAGCTCTTTAGAGAGCTACCTGCGTCTTTTCCAAGAGAACCAAGGACTGCTACAGAAGTATTACTTCAA AAATGCTTTGGTGTGCAGTCATGACCACCTCACACTCTTCCTCACACTGGTGGCAGGGTTGGAGTTCATTCGATTTGATCTGGAGCTG GATGTGCCCTATTTGGACGTGGCCCCTTACATGCCAGACTACTACAAACCACACAACTTGTTGGACTTTGAGGAAAGGCTGCCCAGTTCGGACAGTTTATCCCTGCACTCCTTCACCTCCCTGACTTCCACCAACCTGGAGTGGGATGACAGTGCCATCGCTCCCTCTAGTGAAG AAGGCGACCTCACCGACCAGGCGAGCTGCCCAAGGTCCAGTGGCTCCGATCCCCTGACCGTCATCAGTGACTCTGTGGTCTTAACGGCCGGCACTGTTAAGGTGAAGGGGGGCGCTCACCTATCTCCACACAGTCCCACATTTAGACACAACCCCTTCAATGAGGACTCGGACGCCTACACCTCCGCTGACATGACGCCGGTTCATGTATCTCGCTGTCACGTCACCACTGCTGGAGATGATAGTGAGAGAACCAACAACGAGCTGGAAGTCATTCG AATGGCAAGAAGAAGGAGATCGGGCAAGAAACGACGTGGGAAGAGCTCCACAGATTCCATCAGCAGCATCCACAACTCTTTATCATCTGAGCACATAGAAATGGACAATGCCTTCCACAGCTCAGAGGATGTAGATTATTTGAACTGCACTGTAATCAACATTGACTGTGAAACGGAAGCAAGGAGGAGCAGGGCCGGAACAGAGGTGGTGGAGGAACATGACGAGGACAGTGTGGAAGCCCTGCTCAGGCTTCCTGAGATGACCGACACCTCCATGGATAGTGTTGGCCAGCCCCTCCGCGATGTCATGGACAGACTTAATGGTGTTATGGATGGAGAAGAGGTCTGGGACCACCCCAAGTATGAGACAGAGAAACAAGGAGGTGAAAGGGGACCAGAGCCTCCTGCTCAGCAGCCCTTTCGAGAGGATTCTGGGGGCGAGCCTCCTGACCCAGCCTCAGGAGAGCGTTGCCCTGACGCTGTTGCCACAAGCTCAATCCTGCAGGCCTCTTCAGCAACTCAAGACTTACTCTGCCCTACCCCCAACAGTGCAGGCTCTGCTCCCACAGGTAGTGGCTACCATGACGCTACAGAGCAAAGCCAGTCACAGACTCTATCAGGTGGCCATGAAGATCAAGGAGAGGCAACAGCGCCAGCAGGACAGGAATCCGACCTGAAGAAACAGGGTGAAAATAGTACGGAAAATTGTAAAATGACTTCTGATGATACAGAAGTAGGAGAGGAGAAGAATAGTCCTCCAGAAATCTCTCATCCGGCAGAGTTTAA GGTGGACAACAACCACTTACTACTCCTCATGATCCATGTATTCAGAGAAAATGAGGAGAAGCTGTTTAGG ATGGTGAGGATGAGTACAGGCCATATGGAGGGAGACCTGCAGCCTCTTTACCTGCTGCTGACTGACTGTTACATCTACCTGCTTAGGAAAG GTGCTGCAGAGAAGCCTTACACTGTGGAAGAGGCTGTTTCATACAATGAGCTCGACTACCTTTCA GTCGGACTTGATCAACAGACAGTGACCATAGTTTGCACTAATCGAAGAAGGAAGTTCCTGTTGGACACAGCTGATGCCTCTTTGACTTT ATGGTTCTTGTCGGTTCTAAAGACAGCCATGGTGAAAGGTTGTCGTGAGCCTCCATACCCCTCCATCCTGACTGATGCTACCATGGAAAAACTTGCTCTCACCAAGTTTATCTCCCAAGAATCTCACTGTGAG GTTCCTGAAGTTTTCATACATTTGTATTCACTGGTCCACTGGGAGGATCCCATGGATGTGGCCCTGTCTCCCCAAGGTGACGCTCCAAACCAAAAATTACCTTCCAGCACAAAGGAAGGGGTGGTGCAGTACAGGGCGGGATCCACATACCTGGGCAAGGAACTGTGGAGAAGCTGCTACCTCGTCCTCAG CAATGGCGTACTGTACCTCTATGCAGAAAGAACCGATGGGACGCCTGTGCTCTCAGTTACTATGGG TGGAGAATACTGCGGAGGCTGCCGTCGCTCTCACAGCACAGAGCGTCCTCATGCGTTCCAAGTCATCCTGACAGAGCGCCCCCCCCTGGAACTCAGTGCCAACAACGAACAGGACATGGCCGACTGGATGCAGCTGCTCTGCCAGTCTGTCTCTAAAGGA GTCATCCCTCAGGGTGTGGCCCCCACCCCATGTATCCCATGTTGCCTGGTAGTGACGGACAGTAAGCTGCTGACGTGCCATCAAGACTGCCAGACCAGCTTCTTCCGCTCGCTGGGCAGCGCCGACATCTGTGATATCATGGCCGTCAGCGTGGAGGCCGCCATGGAGTACTGCGTCATT GAGTTTGTCGCAGACCGAGACCACTTCCTCCCGCCGTGGGTCTTGTACTTCAGTGGATGTGAGGAGCGGGATCGGCTACTGCAGGTGTTGGACACCGCATGGAGAAGCATATTCGAG GTGGCCCTTCCCCACAGAGAGGTGACGGAGCCGTCAGTGCAGAAGCGCTGCAGTGAAGCTCTTGCTTTGATGAAGAGCGCCTGGCAGCGTGCAGACAGTTTGGCCCGAGGCCGAGCGCAGCGTGAGCCGTGGtgctga
- the plekhm2 gene encoding pleckstrin homology domain-containing family M member 2 isoform X2, whose product MDQLKVKDRILENISLSVKKLQSYFAACEDETPAIRNHDRVLQRLCEHLDHALLYGLQDISSGYWVLVLHFTRSEAVRQIDELQHIATNLGRSRAWLYLALSESSLESYLRLFQENQGLLQKYYFKNALVCSHDHLTLFLTLVAGLEFIRFDLELDVPYLDVAPYMPDYYKPHNLLDFEERLPSSDSLSLHSFTSLTSTNLEWDDSAIAPSSEDYDFGDIFPVLQAMPSADWEGDLTDQASCPRSSGSDPLTVISDSVVLTAGTVKVKGGAHLSPHSPTFRHNPFNEDSDAYTSADMTPVHVSRCHVTTAGDDSERTNNELEVIRMARRRRSGKKRRGKSSTDSISSIHNSLSSEHIEMDNAFHSSEDVDYLNCTVINIDCETEARRSRAGTEVVEEHDEDSVEALLRLPEMTDTSMDSVGQPLRDVMDRLNGVMDGEEVWDHPKYETEKQGGERGPEPPAQQPFREDSGGEPPDPASGERCPDAVATSSILQASSATQDLLCPTPNSAGSAPTGSGYHDATEQSQSQTLSGGHEDQGEATAPAGQESDLKKQGENSTENCKMTSDDTEVGEEKNSPPEISHPAEFKVDNNHLLLLMIHVFRENEEKLFRMVRMSTGHMEGDLQPLYLLLTDCYIYLLRKGAAEKPYTVEEAVSYNELDYLSVGLDQQTVTIVCTNRRRKFLLDTADASLTLWFLSVLKTAMVKGCREPPYPSILTDATMEKLALTKFISQESHCEVPEVFIHLYSLVHWEDPMDVALSPQGDAPNQKLPSSTKEGVVQYRAGSTYLGKELWRSCYLVLSNGVLYLYAERTDGTPVLSVTMGGEYCGGCRRSHSTERPHAFQVILTERPPLELSANNEQDMADWMQLLCQSVSKGVIPQGVAPTPCIPCCLVVTDSKLLTCHQDCQTSFFRSLGSADICDIMAVSVEAAMEYCVIEFVADRDHFLPPWVLYFSGCEERDRLLQVLDTAWRSIFEVALPHREVTEPSVQKRCSEALALMKSAWQRADSLARGRAQREPWC is encoded by the exons ATGGATCAACTCAAAGTCAAGGACCGAATTCTGGAAAATATCTCTCTATCCGTCAAGAAG TTGCAGAGTTACTTTGCAGCATGCGAAGATGAGACTCCAGCCATCAGAAATCATGATCGTGTTCTACAGCGGCTGTGCGAGCATCTTGATCACGCTCTCTTGTATGG GCTTCAGGATATTTCCTCGGGCTACTGGGTTCTAGTTCTTCACTTCACGAGGAGCGAGGCTGTCCGTCAGATTGATGAGCTTCAGCACATAGCCACAAACCTCGGTCGAA GTCGGGCCTGGTTATACCTGGCATTGAGTGAGAGCTCTTTAGAGAGCTACCTGCGTCTTTTCCAAGAGAACCAAGGACTGCTACAGAAGTATTACTTCAA AAATGCTTTGGTGTGCAGTCATGACCACCTCACACTCTTCCTCACACTGGTGGCAGGGTTGGAGTTCATTCGATTTGATCTGGAGCTG GATGTGCCCTATTTGGACGTGGCCCCTTACATGCCAGACTACTACAAACCACACAACTTGTTGGACTTTGAGGAAAGGCTGCCCAGTTCGGACAGTTTATCCCTGCACTCCTTCACCTCCCTGACTTCCACCAACCTGGAGTGGGATGACAGTGCCATCGCTCCCTCTAGTGAAG ATTATGATTTCGGTGACATCTTCCCCGTGTTGCAGGCAATGCCAAGTGCAGACTGGGAAG GCGACCTCACCGACCAGGCGAGCTGCCCAAGGTCCAGTGGCTCCGATCCCCTGACCGTCATCAGTGACTCTGTGGTCTTAACGGCCGGCACTGTTAAGGTGAAGGGGGGCGCTCACCTATCTCCACACAGTCCCACATTTAGACACAACCCCTTCAATGAGGACTCGGACGCCTACACCTCCGCTGACATGACGCCGGTTCATGTATCTCGCTGTCACGTCACCACTGCTGGAGATGATAGTGAGAGAACCAACAACGAGCTGGAAGTCATTCG AATGGCAAGAAGAAGGAGATCGGGCAAGAAACGACGTGGGAAGAGCTCCACAGATTCCATCAGCAGCATCCACAACTCTTTATCATCTGAGCACATAGAAATGGACAATGCCTTCCACAGCTCAGAGGATGTAGATTATTTGAACTGCACTGTAATCAACATTGACTGTGAAACGGAAGCAAGGAGGAGCAGGGCCGGAACAGAGGTGGTGGAGGAACATGACGAGGACAGTGTGGAAGCCCTGCTCAGGCTTCCTGAGATGACCGACACCTCCATGGATAGTGTTGGCCAGCCCCTCCGCGATGTCATGGACAGACTTAATGGTGTTATGGATGGAGAAGAGGTCTGGGACCACCCCAAGTATGAGACAGAGAAACAAGGAGGTGAAAGGGGACCAGAGCCTCCTGCTCAGCAGCCCTTTCGAGAGGATTCTGGGGGCGAGCCTCCTGACCCAGCCTCAGGAGAGCGTTGCCCTGACGCTGTTGCCACAAGCTCAATCCTGCAGGCCTCTTCAGCAACTCAAGACTTACTCTGCCCTACCCCCAACAGTGCAGGCTCTGCTCCCACAGGTAGTGGCTACCATGACGCTACAGAGCAAAGCCAGTCACAGACTCTATCAGGTGGCCATGAAGATCAAGGAGAGGCAACAGCGCCAGCAGGACAGGAATCCGACCTGAAGAAACAGGGTGAAAATAGTACGGAAAATTGTAAAATGACTTCTGATGATACAGAAGTAGGAGAGGAGAAGAATAGTCCTCCAGAAATCTCTCATCCGGCAGAGTTTAA GGTGGACAACAACCACTTACTACTCCTCATGATCCATGTATTCAGAGAAAATGAGGAGAAGCTGTTTAGG ATGGTGAGGATGAGTACAGGCCATATGGAGGGAGACCTGCAGCCTCTTTACCTGCTGCTGACTGACTGTTACATCTACCTGCTTAGGAAAG GTGCTGCAGAGAAGCCTTACACTGTGGAAGAGGCTGTTTCATACAATGAGCTCGACTACCTTTCA GTCGGACTTGATCAACAGACAGTGACCATAGTTTGCACTAATCGAAGAAGGAAGTTCCTGTTGGACACAGCTGATGCCTCTTTGACTTT ATGGTTCTTGTCGGTTCTAAAGACAGCCATGGTGAAAGGTTGTCGTGAGCCTCCATACCCCTCCATCCTGACTGATGCTACCATGGAAAAACTTGCTCTCACCAAGTTTATCTCCCAAGAATCTCACTGTGAG GTTCCTGAAGTTTTCATACATTTGTATTCACTGGTCCACTGGGAGGATCCCATGGATGTGGCCCTGTCTCCCCAAGGTGACGCTCCAAACCAAAAATTACCTTCCAGCACAAAGGAAGGGGTGGTGCAGTACAGGGCGGGATCCACATACCTGGGCAAGGAACTGTGGAGAAGCTGCTACCTCGTCCTCAG CAATGGCGTACTGTACCTCTATGCAGAAAGAACCGATGGGACGCCTGTGCTCTCAGTTACTATGGG TGGAGAATACTGCGGAGGCTGCCGTCGCTCTCACAGCACAGAGCGTCCTCATGCGTTCCAAGTCATCCTGACAGAGCGCCCCCCCCTGGAACTCAGTGCCAACAACGAACAGGACATGGCCGACTGGATGCAGCTGCTCTGCCAGTCTGTCTCTAAAGGA GTCATCCCTCAGGGTGTGGCCCCCACCCCATGTATCCCATGTTGCCTGGTAGTGACGGACAGTAAGCTGCTGACGTGCCATCAAGACTGCCAGACCAGCTTCTTCCGCTCGCTGGGCAGCGCCGACATCTGTGATATCATGGCCGTCAGCGTGGAGGCCGCCATGGAGTACTGCGTCATT GAGTTTGTCGCAGACCGAGACCACTTCCTCCCGCCGTGGGTCTTGTACTTCAGTGGATGTGAGGAGCGGGATCGGCTACTGCAGGTGTTGGACACCGCATGGAGAAGCATATTCGAG GTGGCCCTTCCCCACAGAGAGGTGACGGAGCCGTCAGTGCAGAAGCGCTGCAGTGAAGCTCTTGCTTTGATGAAGAGCGCCTGGCAGCGTGCAGACAGTTTGGCCCGAGGCCGAGCGCAGCGTGAGCCGTGGtgctga
- the plekhm2 gene encoding pleckstrin homology domain-containing family M member 2 isoform X1, protein MDQLKVKDRILENISLSVKKLQSYFAACEDETPAIRNHDRVLQRLCEHLDHALLYGLQDISSGYWVLVLHFTRSEAVRQIDELQHIATNLGRSRAWLYLALSESSLESYLRLFQENQGLLQKYYFKNALVCSHDHLTLFLTLVAGLEFIRFDLELDVPYLDVAPYMPDYYKPHNLLDFEERLPSSDSLSLHSFTSLTSTNLEWDDSAIAPSSEDYDFGDIFPVLQAMPSADWEEGDLTDQASCPRSSGSDPLTVISDSVVLTAGTVKVKGGAHLSPHSPTFRHNPFNEDSDAYTSADMTPVHVSRCHVTTAGDDSERTNNELEVIRMARRRRSGKKRRGKSSTDSISSIHNSLSSEHIEMDNAFHSSEDVDYLNCTVINIDCETEARRSRAGTEVVEEHDEDSVEALLRLPEMTDTSMDSVGQPLRDVMDRLNGVMDGEEVWDHPKYETEKQGGERGPEPPAQQPFREDSGGEPPDPASGERCPDAVATSSILQASSATQDLLCPTPNSAGSAPTGSGYHDATEQSQSQTLSGGHEDQGEATAPAGQESDLKKQGENSTENCKMTSDDTEVGEEKNSPPEISHPAEFKVDNNHLLLLMIHVFRENEEKLFRMVRMSTGHMEGDLQPLYLLLTDCYIYLLRKGAAEKPYTVEEAVSYNELDYLSVGLDQQTVTIVCTNRRRKFLLDTADASLTLWFLSVLKTAMVKGCREPPYPSILTDATMEKLALTKFISQESHCEVPEVFIHLYSLVHWEDPMDVALSPQGDAPNQKLPSSTKEGVVQYRAGSTYLGKELWRSCYLVLSNGVLYLYAERTDGTPVLSVTMGGEYCGGCRRSHSTERPHAFQVILTERPPLELSANNEQDMADWMQLLCQSVSKGVIPQGVAPTPCIPCCLVVTDSKLLTCHQDCQTSFFRSLGSADICDIMAVSVEAAMEYCVIEFVADRDHFLPPWVLYFSGCEERDRLLQVLDTAWRSIFEVALPHREVTEPSVQKRCSEALALMKSAWQRADSLARGRAQREPWC, encoded by the exons ATGGATCAACTCAAAGTCAAGGACCGAATTCTGGAAAATATCTCTCTATCCGTCAAGAAG TTGCAGAGTTACTTTGCAGCATGCGAAGATGAGACTCCAGCCATCAGAAATCATGATCGTGTTCTACAGCGGCTGTGCGAGCATCTTGATCACGCTCTCTTGTATGG GCTTCAGGATATTTCCTCGGGCTACTGGGTTCTAGTTCTTCACTTCACGAGGAGCGAGGCTGTCCGTCAGATTGATGAGCTTCAGCACATAGCCACAAACCTCGGTCGAA GTCGGGCCTGGTTATACCTGGCATTGAGTGAGAGCTCTTTAGAGAGCTACCTGCGTCTTTTCCAAGAGAACCAAGGACTGCTACAGAAGTATTACTTCAA AAATGCTTTGGTGTGCAGTCATGACCACCTCACACTCTTCCTCACACTGGTGGCAGGGTTGGAGTTCATTCGATTTGATCTGGAGCTG GATGTGCCCTATTTGGACGTGGCCCCTTACATGCCAGACTACTACAAACCACACAACTTGTTGGACTTTGAGGAAAGGCTGCCCAGTTCGGACAGTTTATCCCTGCACTCCTTCACCTCCCTGACTTCCACCAACCTGGAGTGGGATGACAGTGCCATCGCTCCCTCTAGTGAAG ATTATGATTTCGGTGACATCTTCCCCGTGTTGCAGGCAATGCCAAGTGCAGACTGGGAAG AAGGCGACCTCACCGACCAGGCGAGCTGCCCAAGGTCCAGTGGCTCCGATCCCCTGACCGTCATCAGTGACTCTGTGGTCTTAACGGCCGGCACTGTTAAGGTGAAGGGGGGCGCTCACCTATCTCCACACAGTCCCACATTTAGACACAACCCCTTCAATGAGGACTCGGACGCCTACACCTCCGCTGACATGACGCCGGTTCATGTATCTCGCTGTCACGTCACCACTGCTGGAGATGATAGTGAGAGAACCAACAACGAGCTGGAAGTCATTCG AATGGCAAGAAGAAGGAGATCGGGCAAGAAACGACGTGGGAAGAGCTCCACAGATTCCATCAGCAGCATCCACAACTCTTTATCATCTGAGCACATAGAAATGGACAATGCCTTCCACAGCTCAGAGGATGTAGATTATTTGAACTGCACTGTAATCAACATTGACTGTGAAACGGAAGCAAGGAGGAGCAGGGCCGGAACAGAGGTGGTGGAGGAACATGACGAGGACAGTGTGGAAGCCCTGCTCAGGCTTCCTGAGATGACCGACACCTCCATGGATAGTGTTGGCCAGCCCCTCCGCGATGTCATGGACAGACTTAATGGTGTTATGGATGGAGAAGAGGTCTGGGACCACCCCAAGTATGAGACAGAGAAACAAGGAGGTGAAAGGGGACCAGAGCCTCCTGCTCAGCAGCCCTTTCGAGAGGATTCTGGGGGCGAGCCTCCTGACCCAGCCTCAGGAGAGCGTTGCCCTGACGCTGTTGCCACAAGCTCAATCCTGCAGGCCTCTTCAGCAACTCAAGACTTACTCTGCCCTACCCCCAACAGTGCAGGCTCTGCTCCCACAGGTAGTGGCTACCATGACGCTACAGAGCAAAGCCAGTCACAGACTCTATCAGGTGGCCATGAAGATCAAGGAGAGGCAACAGCGCCAGCAGGACAGGAATCCGACCTGAAGAAACAGGGTGAAAATAGTACGGAAAATTGTAAAATGACTTCTGATGATACAGAAGTAGGAGAGGAGAAGAATAGTCCTCCAGAAATCTCTCATCCGGCAGAGTTTAA GGTGGACAACAACCACTTACTACTCCTCATGATCCATGTATTCAGAGAAAATGAGGAGAAGCTGTTTAGG ATGGTGAGGATGAGTACAGGCCATATGGAGGGAGACCTGCAGCCTCTTTACCTGCTGCTGACTGACTGTTACATCTACCTGCTTAGGAAAG GTGCTGCAGAGAAGCCTTACACTGTGGAAGAGGCTGTTTCATACAATGAGCTCGACTACCTTTCA GTCGGACTTGATCAACAGACAGTGACCATAGTTTGCACTAATCGAAGAAGGAAGTTCCTGTTGGACACAGCTGATGCCTCTTTGACTTT ATGGTTCTTGTCGGTTCTAAAGACAGCCATGGTGAAAGGTTGTCGTGAGCCTCCATACCCCTCCATCCTGACTGATGCTACCATGGAAAAACTTGCTCTCACCAAGTTTATCTCCCAAGAATCTCACTGTGAG GTTCCTGAAGTTTTCATACATTTGTATTCACTGGTCCACTGGGAGGATCCCATGGATGTGGCCCTGTCTCCCCAAGGTGACGCTCCAAACCAAAAATTACCTTCCAGCACAAAGGAAGGGGTGGTGCAGTACAGGGCGGGATCCACATACCTGGGCAAGGAACTGTGGAGAAGCTGCTACCTCGTCCTCAG CAATGGCGTACTGTACCTCTATGCAGAAAGAACCGATGGGACGCCTGTGCTCTCAGTTACTATGGG TGGAGAATACTGCGGAGGCTGCCGTCGCTCTCACAGCACAGAGCGTCCTCATGCGTTCCAAGTCATCCTGACAGAGCGCCCCCCCCTGGAACTCAGTGCCAACAACGAACAGGACATGGCCGACTGGATGCAGCTGCTCTGCCAGTCTGTCTCTAAAGGA GTCATCCCTCAGGGTGTGGCCCCCACCCCATGTATCCCATGTTGCCTGGTAGTGACGGACAGTAAGCTGCTGACGTGCCATCAAGACTGCCAGACCAGCTTCTTCCGCTCGCTGGGCAGCGCCGACATCTGTGATATCATGGCCGTCAGCGTGGAGGCCGCCATGGAGTACTGCGTCATT GAGTTTGTCGCAGACCGAGACCACTTCCTCCCGCCGTGGGTCTTGTACTTCAGTGGATGTGAGGAGCGGGATCGGCTACTGCAGGTGTTGGACACCGCATGGAGAAGCATATTCGAG GTGGCCCTTCCCCACAGAGAGGTGACGGAGCCGTCAGTGCAGAAGCGCTGCAGTGAAGCTCTTGCTTTGATGAAGAGCGCCTGGCAGCGTGCAGACAGTTTGGCCCGAGGCCGAGCGCAGCGTGAGCCGTGGtgctga